One genomic region from Trueperaceae bacterium encodes:
- a CDS encoding S8 family serine peptidase, giving the protein MRNRTLDALKVPTRLAVAALGLAAALILAACSPGSSPTPAELKIAVDPTLVPYVTELPAFEDGEPRPVAVIAGDDGVPATFVANELWLQTDDEDALAALVSRWHGTVLLSLPRADHGLADLPGQYLIRVDASAASTGELVADLRKLEPRARGDYGVSSEAGLNLLAAGSHEAAGGVPVGLNWVGSAADFRGSDVREAPAGDALATNLDYQPNPFLWPSHQRGGPQDIGVAAAWRALDLAGKLGNRVKVAVLDMGFRPDADMPSGWTAISNVPYSDPVEDDNLLGCGNGDCPWHGTNVASAAMAVAGNGYGSAGPAGPVAEPVLVYTLYDFFTSIAALTEARVAGAHVANMSYGVGVPWYLAWSVLPFEAATAALRYSGMLMFASAGNDGKNVDGTTCAPLVGCWEDTWYTPCENSGVICVGGLRVNSVQRSSRSNYGHEQVDIYAPFTLWVGPDPDHTENRAHVVNGTSFSSPFVAGVAALVWAADPGLGADEVEDILMRTAHEPEADAGRRVNALAAVLEALGNVAPTFDLPGSLTALLNLPAQLSITPIDIEDPFPCCTVTWSSDVDGALGTGWSIERTFTTTGSRTITVTATDSGGASTTRTTVLNVVNEAPQVAITSPADGAAVYRTGPVLLRAQASDRNEPNEALACDRLVWTSSVQTDAFPQSGCLLQTTFASNGPRTLTVTATDPQGAQDSASVTITVVDPPANLPPLVQIEQPTYHQRDLAVNAPMPLVGSGFDPEGATAFTYLWTVQLFDQPEIEVGTTATASWTPSDHYDFSQAGTYTVRLRLYVTDPDGATGVDQVELEWLIIL; this is encoded by the coding sequence ATGCGTAACAGAACGCTCGACGCCCTGAAGGTTCCGACCCGGCTGGCGGTCGCCGCCCTCGGGCTCGCCGCGGCGCTGATCCTCGCCGCGTGCTCTCCCGGAAGCTCCCCGACGCCCGCCGAGCTGAAGATCGCGGTCGACCCCACGCTCGTGCCGTACGTGACGGAGCTGCCCGCGTTCGAGGACGGCGAGCCGCGGCCCGTCGCGGTCATCGCGGGCGACGACGGGGTGCCGGCGACGTTCGTCGCCAACGAGCTCTGGCTGCAGACGGACGACGAGGACGCCCTGGCGGCCCTCGTGTCCCGCTGGCACGGCACGGTCCTGCTGAGCCTCCCCCGGGCGGACCACGGCCTTGCCGACCTGCCCGGCCAGTACTTGATCCGGGTGGACGCCTCCGCCGCGTCGACCGGAGAGCTGGTGGCCGACCTCCGCAAGTTGGAGCCGCGGGCACGGGGCGACTACGGCGTGTCGAGCGAGGCGGGGCTGAACCTCCTGGCCGCCGGCAGCCACGAGGCCGCGGGCGGCGTGCCCGTCGGCCTGAACTGGGTGGGCTCCGCGGCGGACTTCCGCGGCAGCGACGTGCGCGAGGCGCCTGCCGGCGACGCGCTCGCCACCAACCTCGACTACCAGCCCAACCCGTTCCTGTGGCCGTCCCACCAGCGGGGCGGTCCGCAGGACATCGGCGTGGCCGCCGCCTGGCGCGCGCTCGACCTGGCCGGCAAGCTCGGCAACCGCGTGAAGGTCGCCGTCCTGGACATGGGCTTCCGGCCGGACGCCGACATGCCGAGCGGTTGGACGGCCATCAGCAACGTGCCGTACAGCGACCCGGTGGAGGACGACAACCTCCTCGGCTGCGGCAACGGCGACTGCCCGTGGCACGGCACGAACGTCGCGAGCGCGGCCATGGCCGTGGCCGGCAACGGCTACGGCAGCGCCGGCCCGGCCGGTCCGGTCGCGGAGCCCGTCCTCGTATACACGCTCTACGACTTCTTCACCTCGATCGCCGCCCTGACCGAGGCCAGGGTGGCGGGCGCCCACGTCGCGAACATGAGTTACGGCGTCGGCGTGCCCTGGTACCTGGCGTGGTCGGTCCTGCCCTTCGAGGCGGCCACGGCCGCGCTTCGCTACTCCGGCATGCTGATGTTCGCCTCCGCCGGCAACGACGGCAAGAACGTCGACGGCACGACCTGCGCCCCATTGGTGGGCTGCTGGGAGGACACCTGGTACACCCCGTGCGAGAACTCCGGCGTCATCTGCGTCGGCGGTCTACGCGTCAACAGCGTGCAGCGCTCGAGCCGTTCCAACTACGGGCACGAGCAGGTGGACATCTACGCCCCCTTCACCCTGTGGGTGGGCCCCGACCCGGACCACACGGAGAACCGGGCGCACGTGGTGAACGGCACGAGCTTCTCCTCGCCCTTCGTGGCCGGTGTGGCCGCGCTCGTCTGGGCGGCCGACCCGGGCCTCGGCGCGGACGAGGTCGAGGACATCCTCATGCGCACGGCGCACGAGCCCGAGGCCGACGCCGGTCGCCGCGTCAACGCCCTCGCCGCCGTGCTGGAGGCGCTCGGCAACGTCGCGCCCACCTTCGACCTGCCCGGCTCGCTGACCGCCCTGCTGAACCTGCCCGCCCAGCTCTCCATCACGCCGATCGACATCGAGGACCCGTTCCCGTGCTGCACGGTGACCTGGAGCTCCGACGTCGACGGCGCGCTCGGCACGGGCTGGTCGATCGAGAGGACCTTCACGACGACCGGCAGCCGCACGATCACCGTCACGGCCACGGATTCCGGCGGCGCCTCCACCACCAGGACCACCGTCCTCAACGTCGTCAACGAGGCGCCGCAGGTCGCCATCACGTCGCCCGCCGACGGCGCCGCGGTCTACCGCACGGGGCCCGTGCTGCTGCGCGCCCAGGCGAGCGACCGCAACGAGCCGAACGAGGCGCTCGCCTGTGACCGGCTCGTGTGGACGAGCAGCGTCCAGACCGACGCCTTCCCGCAGTCGGGGTGCCTGTTGCAGACCACGTTCGCGAGCAACGGCCCGCGCACCCTCACCGTCACGGCCACCGACCCGCAGGGCGCCCAGGACAGCGCGAGCGTCACGATCACCGTCGTCGACCCGCCCGCCAACCTCCCGCCCCTCGTGCAGATCGAGCAACCCACCTACCACCAGCGCGACCTCGCCGTGAACGCGCCCATGCCGTTGGTCGGCTCCGGCTTCGACCCGGA
- a CDS encoding tetratricopeptide repeat protein, with protein sequence MAKLTTLGGLALHPGPFTQPKPLAMLAYLALEGRKPRRHLAEFLWPEGNGLKSLSMAITRLRKADPLACAADAKLVWTELECDATRLLAALEADDLTAASAFYGGAFLEGATFQGASAELEEWVLETRERLAEGYRALLLRRAEAELAAGKPEHAAERAALAYRLAGAAPASPESLQRLHRLLALSHHELAGTVSAELEELGADPNPDQGTPLAQRTRGLFSTPFVGREAELAAIASALGRQETRVLTLLGPAGSGKTRLAARAALEAEAHGPFAGAVHLALLDDLDQPQLLPSRLGQVLGFQAPPSEDPWRQLAAAIGDRKLLLVLDNVEQLRGAADDLGHLVAGAPGLTLLLTSREALGLPGEQALAVGGLPAPEPGTAWDEALRYPAVRLLTDLALALKANLDLRSQAAGVLRVCRELGGLPLGLELASAWLRILPAAALAERIASDPASLGDLAAGAGRGDGDGPAGLQAVVEATWTVLSAEEQAALARLAVFTGGFDYQAAEAVAGVDVGTLAALLDKAWLRSPAPGRFDRHQHVYAFTRAKLAPLAGEVAGLRERHARWFAELARRSDERLRGPEQLEHLRLLDAEHANLRQALAYFAETDPASGLALAADLGTFWSLRGHDAEGLGYLQAFIGGEGAALPARVLVKAQVRAAQLAERLGRDSLAGSLYERALEGAEALRDRCLSAEANLGLAVCVRQNHGDYPGALRHMEVALGQARAGGSPLLASDALRVTGDLLANTGEYERAVSYLEEAATLASDGGDELSEAKAELSLSGVLVYMREDGRGRWLAERSLATFRKLGDRLGEASALANLGTLIDERGDAHECKRLYRQSLAILRQLGDPRATATLLNNLASVCNTLGEYEEAQAHLEESLNWLRRASDAALTTHALYLYGIVLLKVGDMAACRRRLDECIELCRRHGETWSLMRALTVLARWHRAVDDLAAAIACAREAEELAEAAGDERTGARAKALLEELRVASAACGAPVAAGS encoded by the coding sequence ATGGCGAAGCTGACGACACTCGGTGGTTTGGCGCTGCATCCTGGTCCGTTCACGCAGCCGAAGCCCTTGGCCATGCTCGCCTACCTCGCCCTGGAAGGCAGGAAGCCACGGCGGCACCTGGCAGAGTTCCTATGGCCGGAAGGCAACGGTCTTAAGAGCCTCTCCATGGCTATCACGCGCCTGCGCAAGGCGGACCCGCTCGCCTGCGCCGCGGACGCGAAGCTCGTATGGACCGAGCTCGAGTGCGACGCCACGCGCCTGCTCGCGGCCCTCGAGGCCGACGACCTGACCGCGGCGTCGGCCTTCTACGGCGGCGCCTTCCTCGAGGGGGCGACGTTCCAAGGGGCGAGCGCCGAGCTCGAGGAGTGGGTGCTCGAGACCCGGGAGCGCCTGGCCGAGGGCTACCGCGCGCTCCTCCTGCGCCGTGCCGAGGCGGAGCTCGCCGCCGGGAAGCCCGAGCATGCCGCCGAACGGGCCGCCCTCGCCTACCGTCTGGCCGGCGCGGCGCCGGCCAGCCCGGAGAGCCTGCAACGGCTCCACCGCCTGCTCGCCCTGAGCCACCACGAGCTGGCGGGCACCGTGTCGGCCGAACTCGAGGAGCTGGGCGCCGACCCGAACCCCGACCAAGGGACACCCCTCGCGCAGCGCACGCGCGGCCTCTTCTCCACCCCGTTCGTCGGCCGCGAGGCGGAGCTCGCCGCCATCGCGAGCGCGTTGGGGCGGCAGGAGACGCGGGTTCTCACGCTCCTCGGCCCCGCCGGGAGCGGCAAGACGCGCCTGGCGGCGCGGGCCGCGCTCGAGGCCGAGGCACACGGGCCGTTCGCGGGCGCCGTGCACCTCGCCCTCCTCGACGACCTAGACCAGCCTCAGCTGCTCCCCTCGCGCCTTGGCCAGGTCCTCGGGTTCCAGGCCCCGCCGAGCGAGGACCCTTGGCGGCAGCTGGCCGCCGCCATCGGCGACCGGAAGCTTCTGCTCGTGCTCGACAACGTGGAGCAGCTGCGCGGAGCGGCGGACGACCTCGGCCACCTCGTCGCCGGCGCACCGGGCCTCACCCTGCTCCTGACCAGCCGCGAAGCGCTCGGGCTGCCCGGCGAGCAGGCGCTGGCCGTGGGCGGCCTGCCCGCGCCGGAGCCCGGCACCGCCTGGGACGAAGCCTTGCGCTACCCGGCCGTCCGGCTTCTCACCGACCTCGCGCTGGCCCTGAAGGCGAACCTCGACCTGAGGTCGCAGGCCGCGGGCGTGCTCCGCGTCTGCCGTGAGCTCGGGGGCCTCCCCCTCGGCCTCGAGCTGGCGTCCGCCTGGCTGCGCATCCTGCCTGCCGCGGCGCTCGCCGAGCGGATCGCCTCGGACCCCGCGTCGCTCGGCGACCTGGCAGCCGGCGCCGGACGCGGCGACGGGGACGGTCCGGCGGGCCTCCAAGCTGTGGTCGAAGCCACGTGGACCGTCCTGAGCGCGGAGGAGCAGGCTGCGCTCGCGCGGCTCGCCGTCTTCACCGGCGGCTTCGATTACCAGGCGGCCGAGGCCGTCGCCGGCGTGGACGTCGGCACCTTGGCCGCCCTGCTCGACAAGGCCTGGCTGCGCTCGCCGGCCCCCGGGCGGTTCGACCGCCACCAGCACGTGTACGCGTTCACGCGCGCGAAGCTGGCGCCGCTCGCGGGCGAGGTGGCCGGGCTCAGGGAGCGGCACGCCCGGTGGTTCGCCGAGCTCGCCAGGCGCAGCGACGAACGCCTGCGCGGCCCTGAGCAGCTCGAGCACCTGCGCCTCCTAGACGCGGAGCACGCCAACCTGCGGCAGGCCTTGGCGTACTTCGCGGAGACGGACCCGGCGAGCGGCCTCGCCCTGGCGGCCGATCTCGGCACCTTCTGGTCGCTGCGCGGTCACGACGCCGAAGGGCTCGGCTACCTGCAAGCGTTCATCGGTGGCGAAGGCGCGGCTCTCCCGGCGAGGGTCCTCGTGAAGGCGCAGGTCCGCGCGGCGCAGTTGGCCGAGCGGCTCGGCCGCGACAGCCTCGCCGGCTCGCTCTACGAACGCGCCCTGGAAGGGGCCGAGGCGCTGCGCGACCGGTGCCTCTCGGCCGAGGCCAACCTGGGGCTCGCAGTGTGCGTGCGCCAGAACCACGGCGACTACCCGGGGGCGCTGAGACACATGGAGGTGGCCCTCGGGCAGGCGCGCGCGGGCGGCTCGCCGCTGCTCGCCTCGGACGCGCTGCGCGTAACGGGCGACCTCCTCGCGAACACGGGCGAGTACGAGCGCGCCGTCTCCTACCTCGAAGAGGCGGCCACGCTGGCCAGCGACGGCGGCGACGAGCTGAGCGAGGCCAAGGCGGAGCTCAGCCTCTCCGGGGTGCTCGTCTACATGCGTGAGGACGGACGAGGCCGGTGGCTCGCGGAGCGCAGCCTGGCGACCTTCCGCAAGCTCGGCGACCGCCTGGGCGAGGCGTCCGCGTTGGCCAACCTCGGCACGCTCATCGACGAGCGCGGCGACGCCCACGAGTGCAAGCGCCTCTACCGGCAGAGCCTGGCGATCCTGCGGCAGCTCGGCGACCCGCGCGCGACGGCCACGCTGCTCAACAACCTCGCCAGCGTCTGCAACACCCTGGGCGAGTACGAGGAAGCACAGGCGCACCTCGAGGAGAGCCTCAACTGGCTGCGGCGCGCCAGCGACGCCGCCCTCACCACCCACGCCCTCTACCTCTACGGGATCGTGCTGCTCAAGGTCGGCGACATGGCCGCGTGCCGCCGCCGGTTGGACGAGTGCATCGAGCTCTGCCGCAGGCATGGCGAGACCTGGTCGCTCATGCGCGCGCTCACCGTGCTGGCGAGGTGGCACCGCGCGGTAGACGACCTCGCCGCCGCCATCGCCTGCGCGCGCGAGGCCGAGGAGTTGGCCGAGGCGGCGGGCGACGAGCGCACGGGCGCCAGGGCCAAGGCCTTGCTGGAGGAGCTGCGGGTCGCCAGCGCGGCTTGTGGCGCCCCTGTGGCGGCCGGCAGCTAG